A stretch of Ipomoea triloba cultivar NCNSP0323 chromosome 13, ASM357664v1 DNA encodes these proteins:
- the LOC116003115 gene encoding ethylene-responsive transcription factor ERF062: MQKEIPACSKEMAASGSPFSGVFCSPNETAHSSPERFVSSSDSNSSADETSNNFSDFATISDHQVAMNEHDHTRSLPHGGLSFSDQAAAGIPLNFLESFPSSVTNAPSSSSLSQSNFPNLGLFLQQPSIVETPKKPSSSPSSSFTNFNNPSSSSSSSSSSYTNFNNFLFPVSQLRPSAESWARMNQTLTSYSSSSKGFSDFWLSNTRTQPMKHTGRRTPAETQASPPGKLFRGVRQRHWGKWVAEIRLPRNRTRVWLGTFDTAEEAAFAYDTAAYMLRGDYAHLNFPDLKHRLRDNCLNGNTAALLEAKLRSISQGTAAGATKKANTNTNTNNNNEKMIKDSPANVKPLLVNESSSVVTWTQNAVTPAGEIAAEKKKEEAAAAENEGGFQLSRMPSLDMDTIWAELLVSDS, translated from the coding sequence ATGCAGAAAGAAATCCCAGCTTGTTCTAAAGAAATGGCAGCTTCAGGATCACCATTTTCCGGCGTCTTTTGCAGTCCGAATGAGACCGCACATTCGTCACCGGAGCGTTTCGTTTCGAGCTCAGACTCCAACTCCTCAGCAGATGAGACTTCCAATAATTTCTCCGATTTCGCGACGATATCAGATCATCAGGTGGCGATGAATGAACACGATCACACTCGTTCGTTACCTCACGGCGGCCTGAGTTTTTCCGATCAGGCGGCGGCCGGAATCCCATTGAATTTTCTTGAATCTTTCCCGTCCTCAGTGACAAATGCTCCGTCTTCTTCGTCTTTATCTCAGTCAAATTTCCCGAATTTGGGGCTGTTTTTGCAGCAGCCTTCAATAGTGGAAACGCCCAAAAagccttcttcttctccatcttcATCATTCACAAATTTCAACaatccttcttcttcttcttcttcgtcatCTTCATCATACacaaatttcaacaattttttgttcCCTGTATCCCAGCTCCGGCCCTCGGCCGAGAGCTGGGCGAGAATGAATCAGACATTGACGAGTTACTCATCATCGTCAAAGGGGTTCAGTGATTTCTGGCTTAGCAACACCAGAACTCAGCCGATGAAACACACGGGGAGAAGAACGCCGGCGGAGACGCAGGCGTCGCCGCCGGGGAAGCTGTTCCGGGGAGTGCGGCAGAGGCATTGGGGGAAATGGGTGGCGGAGATTCGGCTGCCGCGGAACCGGACTAGGGTTTGGCTGGGGACGTTCGACACGGCGGAGGAGGCGGCGTTTGCGTACGACACGGCGGCGTATATGCTCCGGGGAGACTACGCCCACCTCAACTTCCCAGATTTGAAGCACCGCCTCAGAGATAACTGCCTCAACGGCAACACGGCGGCGCTCCTCGAGGCCAAATTGCGATCCATATCACAAGGGACGGCCGCCGGGGCTACCAAGAAGgctaatactaatactaatactaataataataatgagaagaTGATTAAAGATTCTCCGGCTAATGTGAAACCGTTATTGGTGAATGAAAGTTCGAGTGTAGTGACGTGGACACAAAACGCAGTGACGCCGGCGGGGGAGATCGCggcggagaagaagaaggaagaggcggcggcggcggagaatGAGGGAGGTTTTCAGCTGAGTAGAATGCCGTCTTTAGATATGGATACCATCTGGGCTGAACTCCTAGTCTCTGATTCATGA
- the LOC116001450 gene encoding probable myosin-binding protein 4: MESEEANYMWSLSSLAGSFLDLGIAFFCLCSSAAAFLTLKFLGFCGLGFPYPPCNWFFGISPNDAQKLQRLLTGLASEKVSNVKISVKERYHFNAQNVHLNLRLIGEREDVHSHNGYGFVEMEVEDQSSSVSDGGMPRNADGMEFMPGNRLVDHCRLFSSSRYNPRYVELQDDQQCHPRIDENGNEMSEDSEKVFSNGTEACSNVSGFGPRDSFKLDENVFPDDDDDDYEHSENGLFSEYPNGHVQVYNANDKSAIRLLEKALEEEKAARAALCLELEKERNAAATAADEAMAMISRLQDEKALIEMEARQYKRVIEEKSAYEADEMEVLKEILVRRETEKHFLEREVEAYRQMVYLQGNEQFTVDNEKLNLDNGAEWLRGRSKTAQDGGEKFALPFESLEREKVQLKLLEDIAGQLQEIRQLTLNEDQEHEISLIPDSADG; this comes from the exons ATGGAAAGTGAAGAAGCAAACTATATGTGGAGTCTGAGTAGTCTAGCAGGCTCTTTTCTTGATCTGGGGATTGCATTTTTCTGTCTGTGTTCATCAGCAGCAGCTTTCTTGACATTGAAATTTCTGGGTTTTTGTGGGTTAGGCTTCCCATATCCCCCCTGTAATTGGTTTTTTGGTATTTCCCCAAATGATGCTCAGAAATTGCAGAGGCTTCTGACTGGTTTGGCCTCTGAGAAAGTGTCAAATGTTAAGATATCTGTCAAAGAGAGATACCATTTTAATGCCCAGAATGTCCATTTGAATCTGAGGTTGATTGGGGAAAGGGAAGATGTTCATAGCCATAATGGCTATGGGTTTGTTGAAATGGAAGTTGAGGATCAATCTAGCTCAGTTTCTGATGGAGGGATGCCAAGAAATGCTGATGGAATGGAATTTATGCCCGGGAATCGGCTTGTTGATCATTGCAGGTTGTTTTCGTCTTCTCGGTATAATCCTCGATATGTTGAATTGCAGGATGATCAACAATGTCATCCTAGAATCGACGAAAATGGGAATGAAATGAGTGAAGATAGTGAAAAGGTTTTCAGTAATGGAACTGAAGCTTGTTCTAATG TTTCAGGATTTGGGCCAAGAGACAGCTttaaattggatgaaaatgtatttcccgacgatgatgatgatgattatgagCACTCTGAGAATGGTTTATTTAGTGAATATCCGAATGGCCATGTTCAAGTCTATAATGCCAATGATAAGAGTGCAATAAGACTCCTGGAAAAAGCGCTCGAGGAAGAGAAAGCTGCTCGTGCTGCGCTTTGCCTCGAGCTCGAGAAGGAGAGAAATGCTGCTGCAACTGCTGCAGATGAGGCAATGGCGATGATTTCGCGCCTGCAGGACGAGAAGGCGTTAATTGAAATGGAAGCTAGGCAATATAAGAGGGTAATTGAGGAGAAATCAGCTTATGAAGCAGATGAAATGGAAGTTCTGAAAGAGATTTTGGTGAGGAGGGAAACTGAGAAGCACTTTTTGGAAAGGGAAGTTGAAGCATATAGACAGATGGTTTATCTGCAGGGAAATGAACAGTTTACTG TTGATAACGAAAAGCTGAATCTTGACAATGGAGCCGAATGGCTAAGGGGAAGGTCGAAGACGGCACAAGATGGGGGAGAGAAGTTTGCCCTACCATTCGAGAGTCTCGAGAGGGAAAAGGTGCAGCTGAAGCTCTTGGAGGATATAGCGGGCCAGCTCCAAGAGATTCGACAGCTTACACTCAACGAAG ATCAGGAACATGAAATTTCTCTGATCCCAGATTCTGCAGATGGCTGA